A window of the Lactuca sativa cultivar Salinas chromosome 5, Lsat_Salinas_v11, whole genome shotgun sequence genome harbors these coding sequences:
- the LOC111878020 gene encoding uncharacterized protein LOC111878020 has product MKAMETLQDLIEEAKLRTVWWALCIFAVSYFLAHTSKSMWMNVPIAILMVSGSRILLNEVEFRWRTRKNRPLTYLSHLEKKQLSVNDSRLSTLPPPPKWKRKVDSPMVEAAMEDFINKLLQDFVVDLWYSDITQDKEAPELIRAIIMDVLAEISARVKNTNLVDLLTRDVVDLVGVHLELFRKNQAAIGVEVMVTLSSEERDERLKHHLMASKELHPALLSPESEYKFLKRIMGAVLAVVLKPREAQSPLVRCICRELLTCLVMEPVMRFASPGYINELLELIFLTSTNNGGEDQSPNVKEHKQDQSTSTKSSDLSNTQKNDMTIAKHDANIEHPLDASLNSVTGLNQEKTKSLPAADWARVLEAATQRRTEVLQPENLENMWTKGRNYKKKAQKHATRGQNSNIKKDKLENSSSEKFPPRPHDADQRNTLSLDGGAEESSSVIKFRKSNSTSDLIKETQIETGYPDQVSGSIISEFYTANVGKKDVHNNVNVASDKVLRIEGCVPKLKCRVLGAYFEKLGSKSFAVYSIAVTDAENNTWFVKRRYRNFERLHRQLKDIPNYTLHLPPKRIFSSSTEDAFVHQRCIHLDKYLQELLSIANVAEQHEVWDFLSISSRNYSFGKSSSVMRTLAVNVDDAVDDIVRQFKGVSDGLIRKVVGPSFTVEPMSKSLTWKADELSNSYSYTRQATSESANSLSDNEENGVVDSIPTAQPNGWHSDNELNTKGFPPRVVKHDDLLRSLDHEKRAEILNLAANFPSTSDSMEDPLGVPAEWTPPNVSVPLLNLVDNIFQLNRRGWLRRQVFWISKQILQLMMEDAIDDWLLRQIHWLRRDDIVAHGIRWIQDVLWPEGIFFTRLTTQNSYHSDQDTPKTATHSSGSKVYKQGSFEEQLEAARRASDVKKMIFNGAPSTLVSLIGHNQYKRCAKDVYYFLQSAVCLKQLAYGLLELVIITVFPELHDIVTDAHKKEATRV; this is encoded by the exons ATGTGGATGAATGTTCCTATAGCAATACTCATGGTATCGGGTTCACGAATTTTGTTAAACGAAGTTGAATTCCGTTGGAGGACCAGAAAGAACCGGCCACTAACATATTTATCGCACTTAGAAAAGAAGCAATTATCTGTGAACGATTCACGGCTTTCCACCTTGCCTCCCCCGCCTAAATGGAAGAGGAAAGTCGATTCTCCAATGGTGGAGGCTGCCATGGAGGATTTCATTAACAAGCTTTTGCAAGATTTTGTTGTTGATCTATGGTATTCAGATATCACACAAGACAAGGAAGCACCTGAGCTGATTCGGGCAATTATTATGGATGTTCTTGCAGAAATATCTGCAAGAGTCAAGAACACAAATCTTGTTGACTTGTTAACAAG GGATGTGGTTGATCTAGTTGGTGTCCACCTAGAGCTTTTTAGAAAAAACCAAGCTGCAATTGGAGTAGAGGTTATGGTAACATTGTCTTCAGAAGAAAGAGATGAAAGGTTGAAACATCATCTCATGGCTTCTAAAGAGCTTCATCCTGCTCTATTATCTCCCGAGAGTGAGTACAAG tttttgaagCGGATTATGGGGGCTGTCTTAGCTGTAGTGCTAAAACCACGGGAAGCTCAATCGCCTTTAGTTCGATGCATTTGTAGAGAGCTTTTAACATGTTTGGTTATGGAACCTGTAATGAGATTTGCAAGCCCTGGTTACATCAATGAGTTGCTGGAGCTTATTTTCTTGACCTCCACTAACAATGGAGGTGAAGATCAATCACCAAATGTTAAAGAACATAAACAAGATCAATCCACAAGCACAAAAAGTTCTGATCTTTCTAATACTCAAAAGAATGACATGACAATAGCTAAACATGATGCAAATATAGAACATCCCTTAGATGCGTCTCTCAATAGTGTTACTGGTTTAAATCAAGAAAAAACAAAGAGTTTACCAGCTGCTGATTGGGCTCGGGTTCTTGAGGCAGCAACCCAAAGAAGGACAGAGGTTCTTCAGCCTGAGAATCTTGAAAATATGTGGACAAAAGGAAGAAACTACAAGAAGAAAGCTCAGAAGCATGCTACTCGAGGGCAAAATAGTAATATCAAGAAAGATAAGCTTGAGAATTCGAGTTCTGAAAAGTTTCCACCAAGGCCTCATGATGCTGATCAAAGGAATACTTTGAGTCTTGATGGGGGAGCTGAAGAGAGTTCTAGTGTAATTAAGTTTAGGAAATCTAACAGCACATCTGATTTGATCAAAGAAACCCAGATTGAAACCGGGTATCCAGATCAAGTCAGTGGGTCGATTATCTCAGAGTTTTATACTGCAAATGTTGGCAAAAAAGATGTACATAATAATGTTAATGTTGCTTCTGATAAAGTATTACGAATTGAAGGATGTGTCCCAAAGCTTAAGTGCAGG GTTCTAGGAGCTTATTTTGAGAAACTTGGGTCAAAATCTTTTGCTGTTTATTCAATTGCAGTTACAGATGCTGAAAACAACACTTGGTTTGTTAAAAGAAG ATACAGGAATTTTGAGAGATTGCATCGCCAGTTAAAGGATATTCCAAACTATACTTTACATTTGCCTCCTAAAAGGATATTTTCATCAAGTACAGAAGATGCATTTGTTCATCAACGTTGCATTCATCTTGACAAATATTTACAA GAACTTTTATCAATAGCTAATGTTGCAGAGCAACATGAAGTGTGGGACTTTTTGAGTATCTCATCAAGg AATTATTCTTTTGGGAAGTCTTCTTCAGTAATGAGGACCTTAGCAG tgaatGTGGATGATGCTGTGGACGATATTGTCCGTCAGTTTAAAGGTGTTTCAGATGGTTTGATTCGGAAAGTTGTGGGCCCATCTTTCACTGTTGAACCCATGAGCAAAAGCTTAACATGGAAAGCAGATGAACTCAGTAATTCCTACTCCTACACAAGGCAAGCAACATCGGAATCAGCAAATAGTCTTTCCGATAACGAGGAGAATGGAGTCGTTGATTCCATTCCCACTGCACAACCTAACGGGTGGCATTCAGACAACGAGTTAAACACAAAAGGATTCCCACCAAGAGTTGTCAAACATGATGAtcttttaagaagcttagatcaTGAGAAAAGAGCTGAAATACTCAATCTTGCTGCAAATTTTCCTTCAACTTCTGATTCCATGGAAGATCCGCTCGGTGTTCCAGCAGag TGGACACCACCTAATGTGAGTGTTCCTTTGCTAAATTTGGTGGACAATATATTTCAACTTAACCGAAGAGGGTGGTTAAG ACGACAAGTGTTTTGGATATCAAAGCAAATTTTACAGTTGATGATGGAAGATGCTATTGATGATTGGCTTTTAAGGCAAATACATTGGCTTAGAAGAGACGACATTGTTGCTCATGGGATACGTTGGATACAAGAT gtTTTATGGCCTGAAGGCATATTTTTTACTAGATTAACTACTCAAAATTCTTATCATTCTGATCAAGATACTCCAAAAACAGCAACTCATTCATCGGGCAGTAAAGTCTATAAACAAGGGTCGTTTGAGGAGCAACTTGAGGCTGCCCGAAGGGCTAGTGATGTCAAAAAGATGATTTTTA aCGGAGCGCCTTCCACATTGGTGAGCTTGATCGGTCATAACCAATACAAGCGTTGTGCGAAAGACGTCTACTATTTTCTCCAG TCTGCCGTCTGTTTGAAGCAACTTGCGTATGGATTACTCGAACTTGTGATCATAACGGTTTTCCCGGAGCTGCATGATATCGTAACAGATGCTCATAAGAAGGAAGCAACAAGAGTGTAG